The proteins below come from a single Planctomycetota bacterium genomic window:
- a CDS encoding polyisoprenoid-binding protein yields the protein MLATFRTACLALTFAAVTTLAQAAESYSVDPVHSSISFMISHAGISTIHGRFNDYSGTFVIDSADPAKSSFNLTIKVDSIDTANQKRDEHLRAYDYFDTKQFPNITFQSTKVKGIDGGYEVTGNLTMHGVTKPITMQLKGGLKPVEFPKGKSRVGILCSTSVKRSEFGVTAAPTMLGEEVQIEIGLQAVKE from the coding sequence ATGCTCGCCACGTTTCGCACCGCTTGTCTGGCTTTGACGTTTGCCGCCGTTACGACCTTGGCCCAAGCCGCCGAGTCGTACAGCGTCGACCCGGTTCACTCGTCGATCTCGTTCATGATTTCGCACGCCGGGATCAGCACCATCCACGGCCGGTTCAACGACTACTCGGGCACGTTCGTCATCGACTCGGCCGACCCGGCCAAGTCGTCGTTCAACCTGACGATCAAGGTCGACAGCATCGACACCGCCAACCAGAAGCGCGATGAGCACCTGCGGGCGTACGATTACTTTGACACCAAGCAGTTCCCGAACATCACCTTCCAAAGCACCAAGGTCAAAGGGATCGACGGCGGGTACGAAGTGACGGGGAACCTGACGATGCACGGTGTCACCAAACCGATCACCATGCAGTTGAAGGGTGGCCTGAAGCCGGTCGAGTTCCCCAAGGGGAAATCGCGCGTCGGTATCCTTTGCAGCACGTCGGTCAAGCGGAGCGAGTTCGGCGTGACCGCCGCCCCCACGATGTTGGGCGAGGAAGTCCAAATCGAGATCGGTCTGCAAGCGGTCAAGGAGTAA
- a CDS encoding MFS transporter, with protein sequence MTTDSMVNTPAGLSSAARRAVLCLVFLGLVFAGFQLGIMPLAALSMSRDLLGDSYTAAVGGEWFARHTAGMMFGAAVGGIFLGALGDRIGRARAMGASILIYSLCGAAGTWAASQEQMLALRILAGLGVGGAWPNGVALAGECWARASRPTVAGVAGTGINVGIFLVSQLGRTYQVTPESWRWLMAIGGAPALLGLVFLLLAPESPEWLAGRAANASTAASRRRELFTPPLLQRTLVGIALGAIPLIGAWAASKWMIPWADEVGAAQPGYKATTQGYWAVGAILGSFFGSHLANLLGRRVTYFLISLGSVSLTCGIFLFSAPLRPEFLPLVFCQAAVTTLFFGWLPLYLPELFPTHVRASGIGIAYNFGRFASAAGVLFAGILLAWSGGNYVTVGATTGMIYALGMIVVFWAPDTGKNA encoded by the coding sequence ATGACAACTGATTCGATGGTGAATACGCCAGCCGGGCTATCATCGGCCGCGCGCCGCGCGGTGCTGTGTCTGGTCTTCCTCGGGCTGGTCTTCGCGGGTTTTCAACTGGGCATCATGCCGCTGGCGGCGCTGTCGATGTCGCGCGATCTGCTAGGTGATTCATACACCGCTGCGGTGGGTGGCGAATGGTTCGCGCGGCATACCGCGGGCATGATGTTCGGCGCTGCCGTCGGCGGCATTTTCCTGGGGGCGCTGGGAGATCGCATTGGCCGCGCTCGCGCGATGGGGGCGAGCATCCTGATCTATTCCTTGTGCGGCGCGGCCGGTACGTGGGCCGCCAGCCAGGAGCAAATGCTCGCGCTCCGCATCCTGGCCGGGCTGGGAGTCGGCGGCGCGTGGCCCAACGGCGTGGCCTTGGCCGGCGAGTGTTGGGCCCGCGCCTCGCGGCCGACGGTCGCCGGCGTGGCCGGCACCGGGATCAACGTCGGCATCTTCCTGGTCTCGCAACTGGGGCGCACGTATCAAGTGACGCCCGAGTCGTGGCGCTGGCTAATGGCGATTGGCGGCGCGCCGGCGTTGCTTGGCTTGGTCTTCTTGTTGCTCGCGCCGGAATCGCCCGAGTGGTTGGCCGGCCGCGCGGCCAATGCCTCGACCGCGGCCAGTCGTCGGCGCGAATTGTTCACGCCGCCGCTGCTGCAGCGAACGCTGGTCGGCATTGCGCTCGGTGCCATTCCGTTGATCGGCGCGTGGGCCGCCAGCAAGTGGATGATTCCCTGGGCCGATGAAGTCGGCGCGGCGCAACCTGGCTATAAAGCGACTACGCAAGGTTATTGGGCCGTCGGGGCGATCCTGGGCAGCTTCTTCGGCAGCCACCTGGCTAACCTGCTCGGCCGGCGCGTGACGTACTTTCTAATCAGCCTGGGCTCGGTCAGCCTGACGTGCGGCATCTTTCTGTTTTCGGCTCCGCTCAGGCCCGAGTTCTTGCCGCTGGTCTTCTGCCAGGCGGCCGTCACGACGCTGTTCTTTGGTTGGCTGCCGCTGTATTTGCCCGAACTGTTCCCGACGCACGTGCGCGCCTCGGGCATTGGCATCGCGTATAACTTCGGACGCTTCGCATCGGCGGCCGGCGTATTGTTCGCGGGCATCCTGCTCGCCTGGTCCGGCGGCAACTACGTCACGGTCGGCGCGACCACGGGCATGATCTACGCCCTGGGGATGATCGTCGTGTTCTGGGCGCCGGACACGGGGAAGAATGCTTGA
- a CDS encoding NAD(P)-dependent oxidoreductase produces MSNPHAKPVGIVGLGLMGAALAERLLAAGYDVRGYDRDAVRVAEFVQRGGVASPSAALLAAECEPILLSLPDESIVRAVLGELGSSLAPGATIVDTSTGDPRAAEALGAELAARGIQYLDATISGSSAQLRSGDVLMMVGGAADAFREVQPLLDAIVRQVMHTGPCGSGAKLKLVTNLVLGLNRAALAEGLAFAGALGLDLHRALEVLQASMAYSRIMDTKGQKMIDRDFTPQARLSQHLKDVRLMLAAAQDLPARLPLSQLHAQLLAEAEAAGLGSLDNSAIIEVFSRKADSHDN; encoded by the coding sequence ATGTCCAACCCACACGCCAAGCCAGTCGGCATAGTCGGCCTGGGGCTTATGGGCGCGGCCCTCGCCGAGCGATTGCTCGCCGCGGGGTACGACGTGCGCGGCTACGATCGCGATGCCGTGCGCGTCGCCGAGTTCGTCCAGCGCGGCGGTGTCGCTTCGCCGAGCGCCGCGCTCTTGGCCGCCGAGTGCGAGCCCATTCTGTTGAGCTTGCCTGACGAATCGATCGTCCGCGCGGTGCTCGGCGAACTCGGCAGTAGCCTCGCCCCTGGTGCGACGATCGTCGACACGTCGACCGGTGACCCGCGCGCTGCCGAGGCGCTTGGCGCGGAGCTAGCCGCGCGTGGCATTCAGTATCTCGACGCGACCATCTCGGGGAGCAGCGCTCAGTTGCGCAGCGGAGACGTCTTGATGATGGTCGGCGGAGCGGCCGACGCCTTTCGCGAAGTGCAACCGCTATTGGACGCCATCGTGCGCCAGGTCATGCACACTGGCCCTTGTGGCAGCGGCGCAAAGCTGAAGCTGGTCACCAATCTGGTCCTGGGGTTGAATCGCGCCGCGCTGGCCGAGGGGTTGGCCTTTGCCGGCGCGCTGGGGCTCGACTTGCATCGGGCTCTCGAAGTGTTGCAGGCCAGCATGGCTTACTCACGGATCATGGACACCAAGGGACAGAAGATGATCGATCGGGACTTCACGCCCCAGGCCCGGCTGTCGCAACATCTGAAAGATGTGCGACTGATGCTCGCCGCAGCCCAGGATTTGCCGGCACGGCTCCCCTTGTCGCAACTTCACGCTCAATTATTGGCCGAAGCCGAAGCGGCCGGGCTGGGCTCGCTGGACAACAGCGCGATCATCGAGGTCTTCTCGCGCAAGGCGGACTCGCATGACAACTGA